Proteins found in one Nitratiruptor sp. SB155-2 genomic segment:
- a CDS encoding M20 family metallopeptidase: MSHDFRELQELVLINSYTKNKKGVDQVGNLLCEKLTALGYTPIRHKREDIGDHLFFQSPYKNGKKLLLHGHMDTVFPPGNFELFQEDEDWIYGPGVCDMKGGLMVMIEALRRQNEIFNIDILLVSDEETGSDDSRLLTYNTARNYDYCLVYEAAGNNGEVVTARKGIGTFTIEIKGKAAHAGNCYIQGIDANQEAAHKILALSHLSDLNEGTTVNVGKIEGGIGANTISPYAFVTFETRFTSSKERDRVLEQIHEIVNTAYIPGTTSALRGGLQRDVWEESNKQLQFLEDIESWSQKKIKKEHRGGGSDANIAASAGSIVLDGLGPYGDGDHTIHERANKQSFIERVELSTKIFAGFMKEIC, from the coding sequence ATGTCGCACGATTTTAGAGAATTGCAAGAACTCGTACTGATTAACTCCTATACAAAAAATAAAAAGGGGGTCGACCAAGTAGGAAACCTGCTGTGTGAAAAACTAACTGCTCTGGGCTATACTCCCATACGTCATAAAAGAGAAGATATTGGAGACCATCTTTTTTTTCAATCACCCTATAAAAACGGCAAAAAGTTGCTTTTACACGGTCATATGGATACAGTATTTCCTCCAGGGAATTTTGAACTTTTTCAAGAGGATGAAGATTGGATATATGGGCCAGGTGTTTGTGATATGAAAGGTGGACTCATGGTTATGATAGAAGCATTACGAAGACAGAACGAGATTTTCAATATAGACATTTTACTGGTGAGCGATGAAGAAACAGGGAGTGATGACTCTCGGTTGCTTACATATAATACTGCACGAAATTATGATTACTGCTTAGTGTATGAAGCAGCCGGGAATAATGGTGAAGTTGTCACGGCACGAAAGGGAATAGGCACTTTCACTATAGAAATCAAGGGCAAAGCCGCTCATGCAGGGAACTGTTACATACAAGGAATCGATGCAAATCAAGAAGCCGCTCACAAGATTTTAGCACTTTCCCATTTAAGTGATTTGAATGAAGGAACGACGGTCAATGTGGGGAAAATCGAAGGCGGCATAGGTGCAAATACAATAAGTCCCTATGCTTTCGTTACCTTTGAGACTCGTTTCACCTCCTCCAAAGAGCGTGATAGAGTCCTCGAGCAGATACATGAAATTGTCAATACAGCCTATATTCCAGGTACGACTTCAGCACTAAGAGGGGGACTGCAACGAGATGTATGGGAAGAGTCGAACAAACAGCTTCAATTTTTAGAAGATATTGAATCATGGAGCCAGAAGAAGATAAAAAAAGAACATCGAGGGGGAGGTAGTGATGCAAACATTGCGGCAAGTGCGGGGTCTATCGTCCTTGACGGACTTGGACCTTATGGGGATGGAGATCATACGATACATGAAAGGGCAAACAAACAGAGTTTTATAGAAAGAGTCGAACTCTCGACAAAAATCTTTGCAGGATTTATGAAAGAGATTTGCTGA
- a CDS encoding ATP-grasp domain-containing protein, whose translation MGIVGIWMYQNGGGDVIEEKMSRRLEEMGHEVEKGINLRYAVAESVRMLFQDLNLYDLDCFFSYNAGEQTKYQVYMYETLDRHVPCINNFKGFRISEDKFQTNDLLRKNGIRTAEYFLCHREDIDTIRQKVLEWGKAVFKTVDGWGGLGMALVDSKDKLDMILPFLNQTDFRFFYIEKFIDYDGSDYRIDLVDGEFIACYGRKAKKGDWRTNVTSGGSVILRDCDEEVIEIAKKAAKAIDIEIAGVDLVYDREHEEYVVLEVNGIPAFATPEQEKMGLDFNDKKIEKIVQLIDRRIKNG comes from the coding sequence ATGGGGATCGTTGGAATCTGGATGTATCAAAACGGAGGCGGTGATGTAATCGAAGAAAAAATGAGTAGACGACTTGAAGAGATGGGGCATGAAGTTGAAAAAGGGATCAATCTCCGATATGCAGTTGCAGAAAGTGTAAGGATGCTTTTTCAAGATCTCAATCTGTATGACTTGGACTGTTTTTTCAGTTACAATGCTGGCGAACAGACGAAATATCAGGTCTATATGTATGAGACATTAGATAGGCATGTTCCTTGCATCAACAACTTTAAAGGTTTCCGTATAAGTGAAGACAAGTTTCAAACCAATGATTTGTTACGAAAAAATGGTATACGGACTGCAGAATATTTCCTATGTCACAGAGAAGATATTGACACGATACGACAAAAGGTTCTGGAGTGGGGTAAAGCGGTATTTAAAACCGTAGACGGCTGGGGAGGCTTAGGAATGGCACTCGTGGATAGTAAAGATAAACTCGATATGATTCTCCCTTTTTTAAATCAGACAGATTTTCGTTTCTTCTATATAGAAAAGTTCATTGATTATGATGGAAGTGATTATCGTATTGATCTGGTTGATGGAGAGTTTATTGCTTGTTATGGGAGAAAAGCGAAAAAGGGTGATTGGAGAACGAATGTAACAAGTGGAGGTAGCGTGATATTACGAGATTGTGATGAAGAGGTTATTGAAATAGCAAAAAAAGCTGCAAAAGCTATTGATATAGAAATAGCAGGTGTAGATCTTGTTTATGATAGAGAACATGAAGAGTATGTGGTGCTGGAAGTTAATGGTATTCCAGCTTTTGCAACACCTGAACAAGAAAAAATGGGCCTGGATTTCAATGACAAAAAAATAGAAAAAATAGTTCAACTTATAGATAGAAGGATAAAAAATGGCTAG
- a CDS encoding M14 family metallopeptidase — protein sequence MKHNYLSYQDTIQFLEDMVKRYPHLIQVQTIGTTWENRPIILATISQNVEFAHLKPALLYTGTIHAREWIGNELAVAFIRYILTHSSSNPKVMEALAKSTLYIVPVLNPDGFEYSRTHYSFWRKNRRKNPDGSYGVDLNRNFSVGWVKSSNYSSNIYGGPAPFSEPETKAIKEFVNSHPNITIALDYHSQGNVFFPAHKFNHEAEIDGTDLNVLCANMNYEIFKVTGRKYGIHRGKPPTKLISGSGREYYYSKGILASVVEVGTKNIPDYLQNMSESINENIPALLYALTEASNYAPLHPPRVEFFTIKESSSNAVTLQWEYDIEANTGVYFEIYRNEQHKEACREPSLIGTTTQLEFTDSDRESGKLYFYYIRPVNLLSKQKGPFAPQVKVMTTLERDEFFRNLFPAPKDIGYVAQKSNKNADHFGKNSLFVGVNETLGISYGVIRFKLDSVSLQALIKEAKISLYPLNRVNVKIEKYGEWSISIIENVDDITDFDQIHNAKVIQTLGETIPSQQLTQGIWKTWSFNSYERELLQEAIKKGEVLFRIQGPTKLPLGSDSQMMMFDIGYGPFGGGIHYRPHLDFKYTLPPVKLEIDPNKLATISSDGVTLDTLSCGFDDNGKVVYGFMEFDLASLPEADTTVITNAFIKIHNKPIKPSGEDIRYLIELVDLEELDYEKIEKRESLGFIDYEVSETELAKKDTHLFLFDTSSKIELENAHAQNRKVGFIIRPTKASQTKHHIIDWYDKKSQNEVKLDIEYIKRRKKPVGGVKNLRAKVEKGMVKLTWENPTDEDFVGAYVVRNRFHPPRNPHDGVKLYAGKDNYTYDNFGNTKIEKYYAVFTYDNVPNYSEPVILHY from the coding sequence TTGAAGCATAATTATCTTTCATATCAAGATACGATACAATTTTTAGAGGATATGGTGAAGCGATATCCCCACCTCATCCAAGTGCAAACGATTGGAACGACATGGGAGAATCGCCCGATTATCCTAGCCACCATTAGTCAAAATGTCGAATTTGCCCATCTAAAACCAGCCCTTTTGTATACAGGTACTATTCATGCACGAGAATGGATAGGCAATGAATTGGCGGTTGCCTTTATTCGATATATCTTGACGCATAGTTCATCCAATCCCAAGGTTATGGAAGCATTGGCAAAAAGCACACTTTATATCGTTCCAGTCCTCAATCCCGACGGATTTGAATATTCAAGAACACACTACTCCTTTTGGCGCAAAAACAGACGAAAAAATCCTGATGGAAGCTATGGTGTGGATCTTAATCGTAACTTTAGCGTAGGATGGGTGAAAAGCAGTAACTACTCCTCCAATATTTATGGCGGACCAGCCCCTTTTAGCGAGCCGGAAACGAAAGCCATAAAAGAGTTTGTAAATTCCCATCCCAATATCACGATTGCTTTGGATTACCACTCTCAAGGAAATGTTTTTTTCCCGGCACACAAATTCAATCATGAAGCGGAAATAGATGGTACAGATCTCAATGTCCTTTGTGCAAATATGAACTATGAGATTTTTAAAGTGACCGGGAGAAAGTATGGTATCCATAGAGGAAAGCCTCCTACAAAACTGATCAGTGGAAGTGGTAGGGAATACTACTATTCCAAAGGTATCTTAGCCAGTGTCGTTGAGGTGGGTACGAAAAATATACCAGACTATTTACAAAATATGAGCGAATCAATCAATGAAAACATCCCTGCACTTTTATATGCTCTTACAGAAGCCTCCAATTATGCTCCATTGCATCCACCGAGGGTAGAGTTTTTTACTATCAAGGAAAGCAGCAGCAATGCTGTGACTCTCCAATGGGAATATGACATAGAAGCAAACACAGGAGTCTATTTTGAAATATACAGAAACGAACAGCACAAAGAGGCGTGTCGTGAACCTTCACTCATAGGGACAACCACACAGTTGGAGTTTACAGATAGCGATAGAGAGAGTGGAAAACTCTATTTTTACTATATCCGACCGGTCAATCTATTATCTAAACAAAAAGGTCCATTCGCTCCACAAGTAAAGGTGATGACGACACTTGAAAGAGATGAATTTTTTAGAAATCTCTTTCCTGCACCGAAAGATATTGGGTATGTCGCGCAAAAATCCAATAAAAATGCCGATCATTTTGGTAAAAACTCTTTGTTTGTCGGAGTCAATGAAACGTTGGGTATCAGTTATGGGGTCATCCGATTCAAACTGGACTCTGTATCGCTTCAAGCTTTGATCAAAGAGGCCAAGATTAGTCTATATCCATTAAACCGTGTCAATGTAAAAATAGAAAAATATGGAGAGTGGTCCATATCGATTATAGAAAACGTCGATGACATTACCGATTTTGATCAAATTCATAACGCAAAGGTGATTCAAACTTTGGGAGAGACGATCCCCTCCCAACAATTGACACAAGGTATCTGGAAAACATGGAGTTTTAATAGTTATGAGAGGGAACTTTTGCAAGAGGCTATTAAAAAAGGAGAGGTTCTGTTTCGTATTCAAGGACCTACGAAGCTTCCTTTGGGGAGCGATTCTCAAATGATGATGTTCGACATCGGATATGGCCCTTTTGGAGGAGGGATTCATTATAGACCACATCTTGATTTCAAATACACGTTGCCGCCAGTGAAGCTAGAAATTGACCCAAACAAATTAGCCACCATTAGTTCTGACGGTGTAACGCTAGATACACTGAGTTGCGGGTTTGACGATAATGGAAAAGTGGTCTATGGATTTATGGAATTCGATCTAGCAAGTTTGCCAGAAGCCGATACCACAGTGATCACAAATGCTTTCATCAAAATACACAACAAACCGATAAAACCAAGCGGTGAGGATATCCGATATCTTATCGAGTTGGTGGACTTGGAAGAGCTCGATTATGAAAAAATAGAGAAAAGAGAGTCTTTAGGTTTTATCGATTACGAGGTGAGTGAAACGGAACTTGCCAAGAAAGATACCCATCTTTTCTTGTTTGACACATCAAGCAAGATAGAGCTTGAAAATGCACATGCCCAAAATAGAAAAGTTGGATTCATAATCAGACCAACAAAAGCATCACAAACAAAGCACCATATTATAGATTGGTATGATAAAAAGAGCCAAAATGAGGTAAAACTTGATATAGAATATATAAAAAGAAGAAAAAAACCTGTTGGGGGTGTAAAAAATTTGCGTGCTAAAGTCGAGAAGGGTATGGTAAAACTCACTTGGGAAAATCCGACGGATGAGGATTTTGTTGGGGCATATGTAGTGAGAAATAGATTTCATCCACCAAGAAACCCGCATGACGGTGTAAAACTTTATGCCGGAAAAGACAATTATACATATGACAACTTTGGTAATACAAAAATAGAAAAATATTATGCCGTTTTTACTTATGACAATGTTCCAAACTACAGCGAACCTGTTATCTTACATTATTAA